One window from the genome of Hydractinia symbiolongicarpus strain clone_291-10 chromosome 1, HSymV2.1, whole genome shotgun sequence encodes:
- the LOC130646110 gene encoding uncharacterized protein LOC130646110, whose protein sequence is MKADPIEVKITHFKQQLPVEMDRFWSSSENKMGLQQMFISWMIECCRSEIPVFLGGANTDDITSCLKLCNGERSVVPSLSNDHEEADDRIMYHVSQSISEERFEKVIVASPDTDVFVCSVYHFKRWIFNGLNELWVVSGRSGTTVAFPVHDLAERIAPEVIDILPAVHALTGCDTTSKIGTKTAALKVASGSCFGELSFFGVSTLNEELVDLAQHFMVHCISKDKDVTTFDQLRNKIYYKKSQLLDLEKLPPTSSSAILHIKRAYLQMYVWLHAPFVRSIDIDPTHYGYVLDEEGDCLKPKITEDDVLPDDLPQPCNCLKCARANVCICRINNINCCQYCNCKREECQNPFG, encoded by the exons ATGAAAGCTGATCCAATCGAAGTCAAAATTACACACTTCAAGCAGCAATTACCTGTTGAAATGGATAGGTTTTGGTCATCCTCAGAAAACAAAATGGGTCTCCAGCAAATGTTCATCAGTTGGATGATTGAGTGTTGTCGATCAGAAATTCCTGTTTTCCTTGGTGGTGCAAACACCGATGATATAACATCTTGTTTGAAGCTTTGCAATGGGGAGAGATCTGTTGTTCCATCACTCAGCAATGATCACGAAGAAGCTGATGATCGCATCATGTACCATGTTAGCCAGTCAATCTCAGAAGAAAGATTTGAGAAAGTTATAGTTGCTTCTCCAGATACTGATGTTTTTGTATGTTCTGTTTACCATTTCAAGCGTTGGATTTTCAATGGTTTGAATGAGTTGTGGGTAGTCAGCGGTAGGAGCGGTACAACAGTTGCATTTCCTGTTCATGACCTGGCAGAGAGGATTGCTCCTGAAGTTATAGATATCTTACCAGCTGTGCATGCATTAACAG gaTGCGACACAACAAGCAAAATTGGAACAAAAACAGCAGCATTAAAAGTTGCGTCTGGAAGTTGTTTTGGTGAACTATCTTTCTTTGGTGTATCTACTTTGAATGAAGAATTAGTCGACTTAGCACAACATTTTATGGTACATTGTATTTCAAAAGATAAGGACGTTACAACATTTGATCAGTTACGAAACAAGatctattataaaaaatcgcaaCTGTTAGATTTAGAGAAGCTTCCTCCCACATCATCGAGTGCAATATTACATATTAAACGTGCCTATCTTCAAATGTATGTATGGTTACATGCCCCATTTGTGAGAAGTATTGACATAGATCCAACACATTACGGCTACGTATTGGATGAAGAAGGTGATTGCCTGAAGCCAAAAATAACTGAAGATGACGTTTTGCCTGATGATTTACCACAGCCTTGCAACTGTCTGAAATGTGCTCGAGCTAATGTCTGTATATGTCGAATAAATAACATTAACTGTTGTCAATATTGTAACTGCAAACGCGAAGAGTGTCAAAACCCATTCGGATGA